In a genomic window of Mucilaginibacter sp. KACC 22063:
- a CDS encoding winged helix-turn-helix transcriptional regulator: protein MLSNGGCPKTMLSIKDALDAVEGRWKLLILFALAEKPKRFKQIAKEVQGITDKTLSKELKSLEANKLVLRTVYDTFPPTVEYAITSHGLSLEKVLDELHFWGLAHRKEVIGK, encoded by the coding sequence ATGTTATCAAATGGTGGTTGCCCCAAAACCATGCTTTCCATTAAAGACGCGCTGGATGCCGTAGAAGGAAGATGGAAGCTGCTGATCTTATTTGCATTGGCCGAAAAGCCCAAAAGATTCAAGCAGATTGCAAAAGAAGTGCAGGGAATTACCGATAAAACCCTGTCTAAAGAGTTAAAAAGCCTTGAAGCCAATAAACTCGTCCTCAGAACGGTTTACGATACCTTCCCACCAACCGTCGAATATGCTATAACATCACATGGTTTATCGCTTGAAAAGGTTTTAGATGAACTTCATTTCTGGGGTTTGGCACATCGCAAAGAAGTGATCGGTAAATAA
- a CDS encoding helix-turn-helix domain-containing protein has product MNAINSISEFHRLLSLPEPRHPLVSVINLAESVFLEDEIWKGFVNRFYCVALKREAKGKIRYGQRHYDYDKGVLSFTAPNQVHQLDLHNMECGSGYLLIFHPDFLLQHPLANTIHQYGFFDYAVNEALHLSAEEEEDLITIMHKIDKECQHIDKYTQEIILTHIESLLKYSNRFYERQFLTRKNNNSALLTRFEQLIDDYFKREIQGLLTVQYIAAQMNLSPNYLSDLLRIHTGQNTQQHIHEKLIAKAKEKLSTTNLSVSEIAYALGFEHAQSFSTLFKKKTNLSPLEFRQAFN; this is encoded by the coding sequence ATGAACGCCATTAACTCAATATCCGAATTTCATCGTTTACTGTCGTTACCGGAGCCCCGCCATCCGCTGGTGAGCGTGATTAACCTGGCAGAATCTGTTTTCTTAGAAGATGAGATCTGGAAAGGTTTTGTTAACCGCTTCTATTGCGTAGCGCTGAAACGCGAAGCTAAGGGCAAGATCAGGTACGGGCAACGGCATTACGATTATGATAAAGGGGTATTGAGTTTTACGGCACCTAACCAGGTGCATCAACTGGACCTGCATAACATGGAATGCGGGTCTGGTTATCTCCTGATTTTTCACCCGGATTTTCTGTTGCAGCATCCGCTGGCGAACACCATTCATCAGTATGGTTTTTTCGATTACGCGGTTAACGAAGCGTTGCACCTGTCGGCTGAGGAAGAAGAAGACCTGATCACTATAATGCATAAAATTGATAAGGAGTGCCAGCATATTGATAAGTACACGCAAGAGATCATCCTGACCCACATTGAGAGCCTGCTGAAATACAGCAACCGTTTTTATGAGCGGCAGTTTTTGACCCGCAAAAACAATAATTCGGCATTGCTGACAAGGTTTGAGCAGTTGATAGATGATTACTTTAAGCGCGAGATACAGGGTTTACTGACGGTACAATACATTGCTGCGCAAATGAACCTGTCGCCAAACTACCTGAGTGACCTGCTGCGGATCCATACCGGGCAAAACACACAGCAGCACATCCACGAAAAATTGATCGCAAAAGCCAAAGAGAAGTTATCTACAACTAATCTGTCGGTTAGTGAGATTGCTTATGCGCTGGGCTTTGAGCATGCACAATCATTCAGTACGCTTTTTAAAAAGAAGACTAATTTATCTCCGCTTGAATTTAGGCAGGCTTTTAATTAA
- a CDS encoding HIT family protein encodes MSTIFSKIISGEIPAHKVAESIDFLAFLDISPLAEGHVLVIPKKEVDNLFDLDDETYTGLQLFAKIIAHGIARAIPCKKVGVAVIGLEVPHAHIHLIPVNNVDDMNFARPKLNPSAEELQATAQKIKAALHQDFEEGV; translated from the coding sequence ATGTCTACCATTTTCTCAAAAATCATATCCGGAGAAATACCTGCTCACAAAGTTGCCGAAAGTATCGACTTCCTGGCGTTTCTTGACATTAGCCCCCTGGCAGAAGGCCATGTACTGGTCATCCCTAAAAAAGAAGTGGATAACCTGTTTGATCTTGATGACGAGACTTATACCGGTTTGCAGCTATTTGCTAAAATTATTGCCCACGGCATTGCAAGGGCAATACCTTGTAAAAAAGTAGGCGTAGCCGTAATTGGACTGGAAGTTCCGCATGCGCACATCCACCTTATCCCGGTAAACAATGTTGATGACATGAATTTTGCCCGCCCCAAACTAAATCCGTCTGCAGAAGAACTACAGGCAACTGCACAGAAAATCAAAGCAGCATTACACCAGGATTTTGAAGAAGGCGTTTAA
- a CDS encoding outer membrane beta-barrel family protein, whose amino-acid sequence MRKIKLKPFCILILLICIFQNLLAQNNGGYYLKGVVQSTSNEALVGATILLKDGLTGKTLKQTQGNQDGAFSFDINAGNYILAVSYLGSLSYQSELIKLTGSTDLGVLKINTATVNLKEVVIKSSVNKPAIKIEGRKMIYNVQSSITAQGNNVLEALKKTPGVIVSQDNSVTINGASGALIMINGRQTYLQPEDLAQLMKSMSASDLKSIEIIKNPSAEYDAAGTGGIINLVLKKSVNQGFNGSINNGIAYGKTLKQNTNLSLTYRKDKLNLFANYNHAFGYYAMDYDNDRTTNGKIYLNANHDIDKKHYIGTNIGADYEIDTTKTIGFVAGGNFSSGGGLITPITNIFEQPTGQLIQTLRSQSSYPKQLANRYNFNLNYRYKGRNNTNLNIDADYGIFDASTNNLSTNTYFTPDGQFQSANNFLVANSRNIKLYAIKADYGFPIGKGKMSAGGKYSNVDANNVFDQYDANGPVNVIDINLSNTFRYREGITAGYLRYETPLNDKLSLDLGVRAENTHSEGDLQPRQGSSQQPTSVIRNYLNLFPTASVNYKTEKSGSYNLSFARRVDRPAYNNLNPFSYPVDELSYWKGNPFLQPQYANSIALQYSYSNTTIAAGYTHTSDLTSTVSEVFGNNLINMIPRNIGEQSNFNLTVTQQLKLAEWWNMSITGMGYRLQNNVGTDEYGNYRFNRFSGTVNVQQSFKLPYHITGEIASVVNSKTISGLNTYVKGNSQVDLGLQKSIINDKAAIRLAVTDLFWTNRYNTDTELRNLILHTTYRGESRQVRLNFTYKFGSNKIKARESRETGLQNETQRL is encoded by the coding sequence ATGAGAAAGATCAAGCTTAAGCCGTTCTGTATTTTAATATTGCTTATCTGTATTTTTCAAAATCTACTTGCTCAAAATAATGGTGGCTATTACTTAAAAGGAGTTGTACAAAGCACGAGTAATGAAGCTTTGGTAGGTGCTACTATCCTATTAAAAGATGGCTTAACTGGTAAAACATTAAAGCAAACACAAGGCAATCAGGACGGAGCGTTTTCTTTCGATATTAATGCCGGTAACTACATCCTCGCAGTGAGTTACCTGGGTTCACTGTCTTATCAAAGCGAACTGATAAAATTAACAGGCAGCACAGATCTTGGTGTGTTGAAAATTAACACAGCTACTGTCAATCTTAAAGAGGTTGTGATCAAAAGTTCGGTAAATAAGCCTGCTATAAAAATTGAAGGCAGAAAAATGATCTATAATGTCCAGAGCAGCATAACGGCACAGGGCAATAATGTTTTAGAAGCGCTAAAGAAAACTCCCGGGGTTATTGTTAGCCAGGATAATTCGGTTACTATAAATGGCGCCAGCGGTGCTTTGATTATGATTAACGGAAGGCAAACTTATTTGCAGCCAGAAGATCTGGCGCAATTAATGAAGTCAATGTCTGCATCTGATTTAAAATCTATTGAAATCATTAAAAATCCCTCGGCCGAGTATGATGCAGCAGGCACAGGAGGTATCATTAATCTTGTATTAAAAAAGTCAGTTAACCAGGGCTTCAACGGGAGTATAAATAACGGCATTGCTTACGGCAAAACATTAAAGCAAAATACCAATTTAAGCCTCACTTACCGGAAGGACAAACTGAACTTGTTTGCAAACTATAATCACGCTTTTGGCTATTACGCCATGGACTATGATAATGACAGAACAACAAATGGCAAGATTTATTTAAACGCTAATCATGATATTGATAAGAAACATTATATAGGCACTAACATAGGTGCCGATTACGAAATTGATACAACTAAAACGATCGGTTTTGTAGCTGGCGGCAATTTTTCCAGCGGCGGAGGCCTGATTACTCCGATTACAAATATCTTTGAACAGCCAACCGGCCAGCTTATTCAGACTTTAAGAAGCCAGAGCAGCTATCCTAAACAGTTGGCCAATCGTTACAATTTTAATCTGAACTATCGTTATAAAGGCAGAAACAACACTAATCTTAATATAGATGCCGACTATGGCATTTTTGATGCATCCACCAATAACTTAAGCACCAATACTTATTTTACTCCCGATGGGCAGTTTCAGTCTGCCAATAACTTTCTGGTAGCTAATAGCCGAAATATTAAGCTATATGCCATAAAAGCTGATTATGGTTTTCCTATAGGAAAAGGAAAAATGTCGGCAGGGGGTAAATACTCTAATGTAGATGCGAATAATGTGTTTGATCAGTATGATGCAAACGGGCCTGTTAATGTAATTGACATTAATTTGTCCAATACCTTCAGATACAGAGAGGGGATCACTGCAGGATACCTGAGATACGAAACTCCGTTAAATGATAAATTAAGTTTGGATCTTGGTGTAAGGGCAGAGAATACGCATTCGGAAGGTGACCTACAGCCGAGGCAAGGCAGCAGCCAGCAGCCAACGTCAGTAATTAGAAACTATCTTAACCTGTTTCCGACGGCTTCCGTCAATTATAAGACAGAAAAGTCGGGTTCCTATAATTTAAGCTTCGCCCGTCGTGTTGACCGCCCGGCTTATAATAATCTCAACCCGTTTTCATACCCCGTTGACGAACTTTCTTACTGGAAAGGAAACCCCTTCCTTCAACCCCAGTATGCCAACAGCATTGCGCTTCAGTACAGTTATAGTAACACGACAATAGCCGCTGGTTACACCCATACCAGTGATCTGACCAGTACTGTTTCAGAAGTTTTCGGAAACAACCTGATCAATATGATACCCAGGAACATCGGTGAGCAAAGTAATTTTAATTTGACAGTAACCCAGCAACTGAAACTTGCGGAGTGGTGGAACATGAGCATCACCGGTATGGGGTACCGCCTGCAGAACAATGTAGGAACCGATGAATATGGGAATTACCGCTTCAACCGTTTTTCCGGCACCGTCAATGTTCAGCAAAGCTTCAAACTGCCATACCATATTACCGGCGAAATAGCCAGCGTGGTAAACTCTAAAACCATCAGCGGTTTGAATACCTATGTAAAAGGAAATTCACAGGTTGACCTTGGCCTGCAAAAAAGTATCATAAATGATAAGGCTGCGATAAGACTGGCAGTTACCGATCTGTTTTGGACAAACCGGTATAATACAGATACAGAGCTACGTAACTTAATACTTCATACTACCTATAGAGGCGAAAGCCGCCAGGTAAGACTGAACTTTACGTATAAATTCGGCAGTAATAAGATTAAAGCGCGGGAGAGCCGCGAAACAGGATTACAAAATGAAACACAGCGGCTGTAA
- a CDS encoding DoxX family protein, with translation MTAQRKISKTINILLWVAQGVLAIILLWVGSMKLFKPEGLPFPWIKENPELVIITGIVDLLGGLGIVLPVALRIRSGLTVWAAYGIIALMIVAMIFHISRGEAQNIGVNIFFLLLAVFVAWGRRSGSVV, from the coding sequence ATGACAGCTCAACGCAAAATTTCAAAAACAATTAACATCCTCCTGTGGGTAGCACAGGGCGTTTTAGCCATTATCTTGCTATGGGTAGGCTCCATGAAACTCTTTAAACCTGAAGGCCTGCCGTTTCCCTGGATCAAAGAAAACCCTGAACTGGTTATAATTACAGGCATCGTTGATCTGTTAGGCGGGCTTGGTATTGTATTACCAGTGGCGCTGCGTATCAGGTCAGGATTGACCGTTTGGGCCGCTTACGGAATTATAGCGTTAATGATTGTGGCCATGATCTTTCATATTTCCAGAGGTGAGGCCCAAAACATCGGTGTTAATATCTTCTTTTTATTGCTCGCGGTTTTCGTTGCCTGGGGCAGGCGCAGCGGGTCTGTTGTATAA
- the ruvC gene encoding crossover junction endodeoxyribonuclease RuvC, whose translation MGLPGSKERIILGIDPGTVVMGYGIIKETGSKIELLAMGVVKIPGGDDHMVKLQRIFEKTVALIDNYHPDALAIEAPFYGKNIQVMLKLGRAQGMAIAAALSRNIPVNEYSPRKIKQSITGNGNAAKEQVASMLQQLLVFKETPEFLDATDGLAVAVCHSFQKISTGRGSKITYSGWASFVKDNTARVSGPIKFKAPPKSSGK comes from the coding sequence ATGGGATTACCAGGCAGTAAAGAGCGGATAATTTTAGGGATTGACCCCGGGACGGTTGTAATGGGGTATGGTATTATTAAAGAAACAGGTTCGAAGATAGAATTATTGGCGATGGGCGTGGTGAAGATTCCGGGCGGGGACGATCATATGGTTAAACTGCAGCGGATATTTGAAAAAACCGTTGCGTTAATTGATAATTACCATCCCGATGCATTAGCTATTGAAGCTCCTTTTTATGGTAAAAACATTCAGGTAATGCTTAAACTTGGCCGTGCACAGGGAATGGCCATCGCTGCCGCCCTCTCGCGCAATATCCCGGTAAACGAATATTCACCTCGAAAGATCAAGCAATCTATTACCGGTAACGGAAATGCCGCCAAAGAACAGGTGGCATCGATGCTGCAGCAATTGCTGGTGTTTAAAGAAACGCCCGAGTTTTTAGATGCAACAGATGGGCTGGCCGTTGCTGTTTGTCATAGCTTTCAAAAAATATCAACCGGCCGCGGAAGCAAGATCACCTACTCGGGCTGGGCTTCATTTGTTAAAGACAATACGGCGCGGGTAAGCGGGCCTATCAAATTTAAAGCGCCGCCAAAATCATCCGGGAAATAA
- the greA gene encoding transcription elongation factor GreA: MAEVAYYTKEGLENLKQELQYLKTEGRSQIAKAIAEARDKGDLSENAEYDAAKEAQGHHETKIAKMEELLANARLLDESKLDTSKVLALSKVKIKNVKNGATMSYQLVSESEADLKAGKISVSSPIAKGLLGKKVGDRTEIMVPAGTMEFEILEISR; this comes from the coding sequence ATGGCAGAAGTTGCTTATTACACCAAAGAAGGATTAGAAAACTTAAAACAAGAACTACAGTATTTAAAAACTGAAGGCCGTTCGCAAATAGCCAAGGCTATTGCGGAAGCGCGTGATAAAGGCGACTTATCTGAAAATGCAGAGTATGATGCGGCTAAAGAAGCACAAGGCCATCATGAAACAAAAATTGCAAAAATGGAAGAGCTGCTGGCAAATGCCCGCCTGCTTGATGAGTCAAAACTGGATACATCAAAGGTGCTTGCACTTTCAAAAGTGAAAATTAAAAATGTAAAGAACGGCGCTACCATGAGCTATCAACTGGTGTCTGAAAGCGAAGCCGATCTTAAAGCAGGTAAGATCTCAGTATCATCACCTATTGCAAAGGGCCTTTTAGGTAAAAAAGTAGGCGACCGTACCGAAATCATGGTACCTGCCGGTACTATGGAATTTGAGATACTGGAAATTTCACGTTAA
- a CDS encoding Crp/Fnr family transcriptional regulator produces the protein MHQLILNNFAMHIALAPHEQEQALAMFQLKQVKKRTWLLHPGEIDRHIYFVNRGCLRMLHTDKNGEEHNIGFYPENWWVCDIVSFFKEAASSNAIQALEDSEVYYTSLSKLEELFLKVPKFERFFRILIQNGFDLYQKRITSNLSKTAEERYLEFRKRYPGLEQRIAQKHIASYLGITPAFLSMMRKASEI, from the coding sequence ATGCACCAGCTTATACTGAACAATTTTGCCATGCACATAGCGCTTGCCCCTCATGAACAGGAGCAAGCGCTTGCCATGTTTCAACTAAAGCAAGTAAAAAAGCGAACATGGCTGCTGCACCCTGGTGAAATTGACCGGCATATTTATTTTGTAAATCGCGGTTGCCTCCGCATGCTACACACCGATAAAAATGGCGAAGAACATAACATTGGCTTTTATCCCGAAAACTGGTGGGTATGCGATATTGTGAGTTTTTTTAAAGAAGCAGCTTCATCAAATGCCATTCAGGCGCTGGAAGACAGCGAGGTTTACTACACCTCGCTATCCAAGCTGGAAGAACTTTTTTTGAAGGTGCCGAAATTTGAGCGCTTCTTCCGCATCCTGATACAAAATGGCTTTGACCTTTACCAAAAGCGTATCACATCTAATCTTTCTAAAACGGCCGAAGAACGCTATCTTGAATTCCGCAAACGTTATCCCGGGCTTGAGCAACGTATCGCTCAAAAACACATCGCCAGCTATTTAGGCATTACACCGGCATTCTTAAGCATGATGCGAAAGGCAAGCGAGATATGA
- a CDS encoding nuclear transport factor 2 family protein translates to MENTKSIEETILMYTSAWNETERDKIREKIDQCWSPEGTYTDKLTDTITGRDAITNLVISSYQTMGPRTFKVLEQPVNHHRSGRFRWMAIFPEGYPAEGMDYFEFDEQNRITRIVGFF, encoded by the coding sequence ATGGAAAACACAAAAAGCATAGAAGAAACCATTCTGATGTATACCAGTGCATGGAATGAGACCGAACGTGATAAGATCCGTGAAAAAATTGACCAATGCTGGTCGCCCGAAGGGACATATACCGATAAGCTAACTGATACGATCACCGGACGTGATGCTATAACAAATCTCGTTATCAGTTCATATCAAACAATGGGTCCGCGTACCTTTAAGGTATTGGAACAACCTGTTAACCACCACCGCAGCGGCCGGTTCCGCTGGATGGCAATATTTCCCGAAGGCTATCCGGCAGAGGGAATGGATTATTTTGAGTTTGACGAACAAAACCGAATTACCCGAATTGTAGGCTTCTTTTAA
- a CDS encoding winged helix-turn-helix transcriptional regulator: MTNNTQLCAVDYAFKRIGGKYKARILWYLDMKKVLRYGELTRTLPDITTKMLTQTLRELEQDKLIVRQMYHEVPPKVEYSLSETGQELIPFIAHLHNWGKKQIELELLNSGKQIDERTASVCRTVCDTD; the protein is encoded by the coding sequence GTGACGAATAATACTCAGCTGTGTGCTGTGGATTATGCATTCAAGCGGATAGGTGGAAAGTACAAGGCACGTATCTTATGGTACCTGGATATGAAAAAGGTACTTCGCTATGGGGAATTAACCCGGACGCTTCCTGACATTACTACCAAAATGCTTACGCAGACCTTACGGGAGTTGGAGCAGGACAAACTGATCGTCCGGCAGATGTACCATGAAGTTCCTCCTAAAGTGGAGTATTCGCTTAGCGAGACCGGACAGGAATTGATACCTTTCATCGCTCATTTGCATAATTGGGGGAAAAAGCAAATTGAGCTGGAGTTACTTAATAGCGGTAAACAAATAGACGAACGAACAGCAAGTGTTTGTCGTACGGTATGTGACACAGATTAA
- a CDS encoding family 16 glycoside hydrolase, which translates to MKIFSITLLLSVAFAVALAQNKTSFTTYNRKATEENGVIKIAANENPGLAWLNDKSFNYGTISFEVKGRDVFQESFVGIAFHGLNDTTYEAVYFRPFNFKAKDPERKAHAVQYIAVPQFDWPFLRKTYHNQYEKPLANAPDPNDWFRVKIVVSPNEINVFVNDQPKADLMIKPLVSARGQKIGFWTGHISSGEFRNLKLEPDKQ; encoded by the coding sequence ATGAAGATCTTTTCAATTACGCTTTTACTGTCTGTCGCGTTTGCAGTTGCACTGGCGCAAAACAAAACCAGTTTTACTACTTACAATAGAAAAGCGACCGAGGAAAATGGCGTTATAAAAATAGCGGCAAATGAGAACCCGGGCCTTGCGTGGCTAAACGATAAAAGCTTTAATTATGGAACGATCAGCTTTGAAGTAAAAGGCAGGGACGTTTTCCAGGAAAGTTTTGTAGGTATTGCTTTTCATGGATTGAACGACACTACCTATGAAGCTGTTTATTTCCGTCCTTTCAATTTCAAGGCGAAAGACCCTGAACGTAAGGCCCATGCCGTGCAATATATTGCGGTACCGCAATTCGACTGGCCATTTTTAAGGAAAACCTATCATAACCAGTATGAAAAACCGCTGGCGAACGCACCTGATCCAAATGATTGGTTTAGGGTTAAGATAGTAGTTAGTCCCAATGAAATTAATGTATTCGTGAATGATCAACCCAAAGCTGACCTGATGATTAAGCCGCTGGTATCAGCGAGAGGGCAAAAGATCGGCTTCTGGACCGGTCACATTTCGTCAGGGGAGTTCCGCAACTTAAAGCTTGAACCAGATAAGCAATAG
- a CDS encoding YncE family protein — MSFKRIPLLICGLIITTAGFAQQSSHLHITGKFPIKSAGGWDYITVDGKSKRIFVSHGTQVNILTTSGDSVGVIPNTNGVHGIALVKSLNKGYTSDGRNNSCTVFDLTSYKLLNTIAVGTNPDAIFYDDYSKKVFVFNGKSKDASVIDPVTDKVVATIPLGRKPETGVSDGKGKVYVNSETTNEVVVINANTYKAIARYKIQEGDEPSGLAIDRVTNRLFIGCGGNQTLVVMDAANGKNLAKYKIGDCDGVAFDPSTKMIYTSNNEGTLSVIKEVSANKFEQFEDVKTEPSARTIGLDILTHKIYLPAAKTEPGVPTAANPKPRAKSLPGSFHIIEISK, encoded by the coding sequence ATGTCATTTAAAAGAATACCCCTGCTTATTTGTGGCCTTATAATTACTACTGCTGGCTTTGCTCAGCAAAGTTCACACTTACACATTACAGGTAAATTTCCGATTAAAAGCGCCGGAGGCTGGGATTATATTACGGTAGACGGCAAAAGCAAACGCATTTTTGTATCACATGGTACACAGGTTAATATACTTACTACCAGCGGTGATTCTGTAGGCGTAATCCCTAATACCAACGGCGTACATGGTATAGCGCTTGTAAAATCATTGAATAAAGGGTACACCAGTGATGGGCGTAATAATAGCTGTACTGTTTTTGATCTTACAAGTTATAAACTATTAAATACCATTGCTGTAGGCACTAATCCCGACGCTATATTTTATGATGACTATTCAAAGAAGGTGTTTGTATTTAATGGCAAAAGCAAAGATGCTTCGGTAATTGACCCTGTAACAGATAAGGTAGTTGCAACAATACCGTTGGGTAGGAAGCCGGAAACCGGCGTGTCAGATGGGAAAGGAAAGGTTTATGTAAATTCAGAAACCACAAATGAGGTGGTTGTTATTAATGCGAACACTTACAAGGCTATAGCACGATACAAGATACAGGAGGGCGATGAACCATCTGGCTTAGCTATAGATCGCGTAACTAACCGGCTGTTTATAGGATGTGGTGGCAATCAAACGCTGGTAGTAATGGATGCTGCAAACGGTAAAAACCTGGCAAAGTATAAAATTGGCGACTGTGATGGTGTTGCTTTCGATCCATCAACCAAAATGATCTATACATCAAATAACGAGGGTACTCTATCTGTAATCAAAGAAGTTTCAGCTAATAAGTTTGAGCAATTTGAAGATGTGAAAACAGAGCCAAGTGCGCGAACTATTGGTTTAGATATATTAACCCATAAAATATATCTCCCAGCCGCTAAAACCGAACCAGGGGTACCTACTGCTGCTAATCCAAAACCGCGTGCAAAATCATTACCGGGTTCATTTCATATCATTGAGATCAGCAAGTAG
- a CDS encoding aldo/keto reductase: MEIKQIALGSQGLVVPVIGLGCMGMTGFEEGHVYGPSDEQEAIATIHRSLELGGNFLDTADLYGPLKNEQLIAKAISGKRDQYILATKFGWEIDDNNKVTWAINGKKDYVKKSIERSLKNLNTDYIDLYYMHRLDKNTPIEETVGAMAELVKEGKVGYIGLSEVSSETVKRAHAVHPVTAVQSEYSLFERTVEERGVLATLKELGIGFVAYSPLGRGFLSGQIKSSDDLPENDFRRGIPRFQGEMFNKNIELVKAIEAMAEEKNVTSSQLALAWIISKGIVPIPGTKRRKYLEQNIAATSIELTKADLSQLESIVPLGTDTGAPYDEFSMGLID, encoded by the coding sequence ATGGAAATAAAACAGATTGCGCTGGGCAGCCAGGGATTGGTTGTACCGGTAATAGGGTTGGGCTGTATGGGCATGACGGGTTTTGAAGAAGGACATGTATATGGCCCCTCAGATGAGCAGGAAGCCATTGCGACTATTCACCGTTCGCTTGAGTTAGGTGGTAATTTTTTGGATACTGCAGATTTATACGGACCGCTGAAAAATGAGCAGCTGATTGCCAAAGCCATCAGCGGTAAACGCGATCAGTACATTTTAGCTACCAAGTTTGGATGGGAAATTGATGATAACAACAAAGTGACCTGGGCCATCAATGGTAAAAAGGACTATGTTAAGAAATCTATTGAGCGTTCGCTCAAAAACCTGAATACGGATTACATTGATCTGTATTATATGCACCGCCTTGATAAAAATACGCCAATTGAAGAAACGGTTGGCGCAATGGCCGAACTGGTAAAAGAAGGTAAAGTGGGTTATATCGGACTGTCGGAAGTTTCGTCTGAAACGGTTAAACGGGCGCATGCTGTGCATCCAGTTACCGCTGTACAAAGCGAGTACTCTTTATTTGAGCGAACTGTAGAAGAACGCGGTGTATTAGCAACATTAAAGGAACTGGGGATTGGCTTTGTAGCTTACTCGCCATTGGGCCGCGGATTTTTGTCGGGACAGATCAAAAGTAGTGACGACCTGCCGGAGAATGATTTCCGCAGGGGAATTCCGCGTTTTCAGGGCGAAATGTTTAATAAGAATATTGAATTGGTTAAGGCAATTGAAGCTATGGCTGAAGAAAAGAACGTAACATCATCGCAGCTGGCTTTAGCATGGATCATCAGTAAGGGTATTGTACCTATCCCCGGAACCAAACGCAGAAAATATCTGGAGCAAAACATTGCGGCAACCAGCATTGAGCTGACTAAGGCTGATCTGTCGCAGTTGGAAAGCATTGTTCCTTTAGGTACAGATACCGGCGCGCCTTATGATGAGTTTAGTATGGGCTTAATTGATTAA
- a CDS encoding NAD(P)-dependent oxidoreductase: MEGAEALGYTCNYQPTITVDEALRILPDYQGLTIRSKFQVSKAVIDLATNLKFIARAGAGMDNIDEAYALQKGLQLLNAPEGNMDAVGEHAVGLLLALINNFRRADMEVRNGQWHREANRGYELKGKTVGIIGYGFMGKSFAKKLSGFEVNIIAYDKYKTGFSDQYVREVSMEEIVKHSDALSLHIPLTNETRGLVNDEYLFHFRKPIFFLNTARGPIVQTQAILNGLKQGKILGAGLDVLEVEKFPALGEQLWYPELAQTENVILTPHIAGWTFDSYRKISEVLVEKLQHVSY, from the coding sequence ATGGAAGGTGCGGAAGCCTTGGGTTATACTTGCAACTATCAGCCAACCATAACGGTTGACGAAGCGTTGAGAATTTTGCCTGATTATCAGGGTTTAACTATCCGCTCAAAATTCCAGGTGAGCAAAGCAGTAATTGACCTTGCTACCAATCTTAAATTTATTGCTCGTGCAGGTGCAGGGATGGATAACATTGACGAAGCTTACGCTTTGCAAAAAGGCCTTCAACTGTTAAATGCCCCCGAAGGAAATATGGATGCAGTAGGCGAACATGCCGTGGGTTTATTGCTGGCGCTGATCAATAACTTTCGCCGGGCAGATATGGAAGTACGCAATGGCCAATGGCACCGTGAGGCTAACCGCGGTTATGAGCTTAAAGGTAAAACGGTTGGTATTATCGGTTATGGCTTTATGGGCAAAAGCTTTGCAAAAAAACTGTCGGGCTTTGAGGTAAATATAATTGCCTACGATAAATATAAAACCGGGTTCAGTGATCAATATGTGCGCGAGGTAAGCATGGAAGAAATTGTTAAGCACAGTGATGCACTTAGCCTGCACATTCCGCTTACCAATGAAACCCGGGGCTTAGTGAACGACGAATACCTGTTTCATTTTCGCAAGCCTATATTCTTCTTAAACACTGCACGCGGCCCTATTGTACAAACTCAAGCCATTTTAAACGGATTAAAACAAGGCAAGATACTTGGTGCGGGGCTTGATGTACTGGAAGTTGAGAAGTTCCCGGCGCTTGGGGAACAGCTCTGGTATCCTGAACTTGCACAAACAGAAAATGTGATTTTAACTCCTCATATTGCCGGCTGGACGTTTGACAGTTATCGTAAAATAAGCGAGGTTTTAGTTGAAAAATTGCAGCACGTATCATACTAA